The DNA segment GAAACATGACTAAAGGACGTTCTTTTGTAGTGAAAACTTCTAGAAATTTCTGGAACAATAAATTAAAGCGATTCTGCGCCGCCATTCCCGATAGTTCTAGTGCAGCAGGTTGCTTGCCAATCACCCGTTCTAGTTCGGGAATCACTTCAATCAAAATTTGCCCATTATTTCCCACAGATGAGAGAATCTTCGTCCGCCATTGCTCCAGTTGGGTGTCCGATTCTGACAATAATTGCCCCATTAAATCCCGTAAAGCTTGCACAAAGGCACTAAAGGGGATGTTGCGATTAAATTGGTCAAACTTACCTTTAATAAAATATCCTTGCTGACGAGTAATCGGTTTGTGGACTTCATTGATGACCGCAGTTTTACCAATCCCCGAAAATCCTGCCACTAGCATCATTTCCGATGCACCATTAGCGACGCGCTCAAAAGCGGCGAGTAAGTTTGCAACTTCTGTTTCCCGTCCATAGAGTTTTTCGGGAATCAGGAAGCGATCGCAGATATCCCGCAGACCAATCTCAAAGTTTTGAATTGCTCCTGTATCTTTGAGTTGTGTTAAACAAAGTTCTAAATCATGTTTCAATCCCAAGGCACTTTGATAACGGTCTTCGGCATTTTTCGCCATCAACTTCATCACAATATCTGAAATGACCTGGGGTATTGATTCAGGGTTAAATTTATTTGGTTGTTTAGCAATGTGAGAATGCACCAATTCCATCGGGTCATTGCTATTAAATGGTAATTCTCCTGTTAATAATTCATAAAATGTCACTCCCAGAGAGTAAAAATCACTGCGATAGTCTACTCCTCGATTCATCCTGCCAGTTTGTTCTGGGGAAATATAAACAAGGGTTCCTTCTAAAATATTAGGACTTTTAATTTCCTGGGTTTCTTTAGGAAGTAATGAAGCGATACTAAAGTCAATGAGTTCAACTTGTTTTGTGTGTGGGTTAATTAGAATATTTGCGGGTTTAATGTCTTTGTGAATCACCCGGTTTTGATGTAAGCCGTGGAGAATATTGGTTAATTGAATGGCGATCGCCAAAAACTCAATTAGCGTGAGTTTAGCCGTTTCGGTATATTGGCGTAAAGAAATTCCCCCCGTATCCTTCATCACCAAAATATAGCTATTACCGTAAACATCTAATGATAAGGGATGAGTGATGCCGGTAACGTTAAGATTTTTGCTAATAGTATATTGGTTGCGAAACTGTAGTAATTCGTTAAAGCTGGGATATTCTGAGGTGAGAACTTTGATAATGACGGTGAGTGTATCTTGCTCGCGCGTAGCTCGATACACTCGGCTTTTTGAGCCTGCATAAATTTGAGAGCTAATTTGATATCCAGGAATGATGGGTTGGGAATTTGCAGTATCCATTTATATCTACCTCATGGAGCAAGTCACTTGTTGCTTCTGTTCGAGAAGCAATGCACAGCACATCTACATTTTGTTAGTATTCCCATCAACTAGATGTTGACTAACGATATGTAGACTTAATATCTTGCACCAAGCCCGAACGACTGAAGGTCTTAGCTATACAAATCTAGTCCGCCTGGGCGGACTAGGTGAAATGAATTTGTTTGAGTCTGGAGCCGTAGGCTGCTCGTATAGCCGTGATTTCAATCTTCAGGTGCAATATTTTTGCTGAGGTGATTAGCTTTCATGTCTAAACCAAAGTCATAACTGATGGTGATGTTAGAGATGAAACGATGCCAGTTTGAAAATGATTGATTATATCCTGGCCTATTGCTGTATCAACCCAATTAAGATTGTGAGCCATGACATTTTCTATTTTGGAAATGCCAAGAGACTGAACACCTTGAATACTGATCACAAAATCATTGAAGTCTCGATTAGGAACGCGATTTAACGGCACGTCGTCGAAACCAAGAATAGCTCCTTTATCGCCTGTTAACACCCCTGCTACTTGGACTTGATCTTCTAAATTCGCCGCCGACATTGAGAATAGAGGTCTATTTTGATTTGTTATAGTTTGTCCAGTTAAAGCATCCGTGAGTGCGCCATTGGACATGAAAACAAAACCAATAGTATCCCCTGCTTGGAGATTATAAGTTTTCGTTCCTTGATATTCTCCAGCATTAAAGTTAGCTTCCCAGTCGAGAACGCCAGTATTGTCACTATAGAGAGCGCCATCTTGAGCATCTTTAACTACAACATAGCCATTGGCAGAATTGCTGGTGGCGCGTCGAAGTGCTTCTTGAATAAAAGCATCAGAGCCAGCTTTGTAGATATCCATTCCCTTGAGGCTAAAGATACCGACTTCTCCCTGAGAATACATTCCACCATCGTAGAGAAAGTCAATTTTTACCTGGCCTGTTTGATCAACAGTGAACACACCCTCATCGAAAGAAGCCCGATTAGCATAGTCGAGTAATTGTTTTCCAGTTGTAGTGGTGCGCCAGTCACGCTCGAAGTTGGAGAAGTTATCTATTGACTGAACGGTTCCTTTTGCTCCTTTGATTTGGAAGACCACATCGTTATAATCGCGATCGCTATTAGATGCGGCAATAGGAATATCTTCAAAGGCAAAAGTACCGTTGCCATCTATATCTACCATCTGTCCACCAGCTACACTAGGGTTAGCTTCGGGGATGGAAAAGAGAGGGAGTTTACCTATTTGCCATGCTGTACTAGATTTACTGATACCTGGAGTTTGGTTGATTTCCTGAACAGTTGTGTTAGGTACAAGCATAAAGGCAAATGTATCGCCTGCTTTCATCTGAAAGGTTTTCACGCCTAGATAGGGGCCAAAATTAAAATTGGCTTCCCAAGGCATTTTTTCCGTAAAACGCGCCCCTTCTTGTTGGTCTCTAGCTAAGATATAACCCATCTGAGAATTACTGAGAGCGCGATTTGTCGCCTCTTTAATAAAAGCATTGGAACCAGGAATATAGTTTTCCATGCCGGTGAGACTAAAGACCGCTAAATGACCTTGATAGCCACCGCCATCGTAAAGATAGTCAACAGTTACCTTTCCAGTTTCGCCGACCTGAAAAACACCTTCGTTGTAGATAGTACGGTTAGTATATTTGAGTACTTCCTGCCCAATAGCAGTAGTCCGCCAGTCCTGATTAGGATTAACGACTGCATCCATGTTAGTGATGTTGTTGCTTTTTAGTCCTTGGACTTGGAAAACAACGTCGTTGTAATCTATGTAAGAATTACTAGAGCCAACGATCATATCTTCAAATGCCAGGGTTCCCTTATTATCGACAGCAACGATCTGATTTTTGTCGGTCGAGAAAATGACTTGTTTTCCCCATACGTAGCTATTTTGCGGCTGGCGATAAATCTCCTCAATGCTAGTATCTTGTACCAGCATGAATGCCACTTCGTCGCCAGCATTCATCGTGAAAGAATCAATTCCTTGGTAGCTGCCCTGATTAAAGTTACTTTCCCAGCTAACATTACCATCAAACCGCGCTCCTTCTTGGCGATCGCTGATCAGAATGCGACCTTGTGTAGAGTTACTTAAAGCACGGGTGGCCGCTTCTTTGATAAATGCTAAGGAACCTGGCTGGTATTTTTCCATACCTTTGAGGCTAAATACAGCTAATTGTCCCTGATAGGCACCGCCATCATAGAGATAGTCTAATTTAACTTGACCAGTGCCATTGACGATAAAAGTACCTGTTTCAAACAGAGGGCGGTTGGCGTAGTCTGATAATTCTTGTCCGACTCCGGTATTTAACCAGTTGCGGTTGCTGTAGGTGGAGTCTTTGAGAGAGGGCGCATTGGCTGTTGCACCCAACACTTGCACTACCATATCGTTAAAGTCACGATCATTAGACTTTAAGGTATTGTTATCTTCCCAACCGAAGGTATTGCCCTTACCAGTGATGTCTGCAATTTGGGGAGAAACTTTTCCGGTTGCGCTATCTACTGAACCAAAAGAAAACAGGATATTGTTGCTAGATGTGGGATATTGAGCAATCTTAGAGACGGTACTATCTGCAATTAACATCATTGCAAATTTACTACCCGCTTTCATCTGAAAGGTTTGTGGCCCATTGTAAACGCCACTGTTAAAGTCCTTTTCCCAGGATAATTCTTGATTCAGGTCGGTGAAACGAGCGCGTTCAGTTTGATCTCGAACAACTACATAACCAGATTGAGAATTGCTGAGAGCGCGTCTACTTGCTTCTCGGATGAATTCTATAGAACCCACCGCCATATTTTCCATGCCTTCCAGGCTGAAAATTGCTAATTCTCCCTTATTCATCCCGCCGTCATAGAGAAAATCAACGCTGACGTTGCCTGCTGCGCTAACAGTAAAAATGCCGTTATTTAAGTTAGAAATGGTCGTCATATTTCTTTGTCTTCAGTTATTATCAATTAATTCTGAACAGTGACAGGATGCCTATTTGATTTCTGAAAAACTAATACCAATTCAAGATTAAGCAAGGCAGATATAACAAGGATTAAAATTTCCTTATCTGTCTCTTTCTTTTTTCAAATTGGTATAACAATTGAAGAGATGCTTTTTGCGTGTACCCTGCAAATTAATACCCTTTATCCTGTACCCTGTTCTTCGTCTACACAAGTAAGATCAAAAATCAAAGTGGGTTGCTATATATAAGTTTTAACTTTCGTTAACCAAATAAAAAAACTGTAGTAATACGTTTTCTTGTATAAAGCTTTAATCAAGAAAATGTTTCGTTTCACTTCAAATTAAGTGGTTGGGTGTGGATATGTATCGTTATGGTCAGGTAAAAGCCGTGAGTGATTTTGCGGAGTCTGCTGTATAAAAGTTAGGCAGGAAGAGGGTTTCAGATTTATGTATTTTTATTCACATAGTTTGATTTTATTGTGGCGACTTACTTGTTAAATTTAGTCAGTGGGTGAATAATAAAATAATTATAATGCTCATGGAATTTTAGTAGTTATTCAGTTTTGCGATCGCTACCCGATGGAAACCCTTCATGAACATCTTTCCTCATCTCTATTGAGACAATAGGCGATCGCAGGCTGATATAGGTTTTTTACACTTCACCCTCAAAATACGGGTTTAGAGTGTAGGGATTGATAAAACTATTATTCTTTCGTTAGTGTGAGAGTGGGGACTCATCACTTGATTAAAAACCTACACCTGTGAAACTCCCTGCTCTTGGCTCTTAAAAAAGGACTTTTTGCGTAGTTCCAATTCTTTTCCTCTACCCTCTTGACACTCCAGTTCACTGGAGGATTCAAGATGAAATCAGTCTTGAACATGACTTGATAATTGGAGTCCGCAAATGAAGAATGCGACACTTAAGCTACGCGGTATGAGTTGCGCTTCCTGCGCTAAAAGTATTGAAGATACTATCAGTTCTGTCCCAGGTGTAAATGAATGTAGTGTGAACTTTGGGGCAGAACAAGCAACAGTTAATTATGACCCCAGAAAAACAGATTTACAAGCCATCCAAAATGCGGTGGATGCCGCAGGTTATTCTGCATCTCCCCTCCAAGAACAAAACTTGATGGCAGGAGAAGATGATGAAGAAAAAAGATATCGCCTGCAAGAATCCCGTGATTTGATGCGAAAGCTCACAGTAGGGGGCATCATAGGCATCGTGCTGGTGATTGGCTCACTACCAATGATGACAGGGTTAGACTTACCTTTGATTCCCATATGGCTGCATAACCCTTGGCTGCAATTAGTCCTGACCACTCCTGTACAGTTTTGGTGTGGTTACTCCTTCTACATCAACACTTGGAAAGCTTTCCAGCGCCATGCGGCCACAATGGATACCCTAATTACTTTAGGTACGAGTGCAGCATATTTCTATTCTTTATTTGCAACTTTATTTCCTAGTTTTTTCATCGCCCAGGGATTGATGCCAGATGTGTATTATGAAACTGCGGCAATTGTAATTACCTTGATTTTGTTGGGGCGGCTATTTGAGAATCGCGCCAAAGGACAAACCTCAGAAGCTATTCGCAAGCTGATCGGTTTACAAGTGAAAACAGCCAGGTTGATTCGCAACGGGCGAGAAGTAGATGTACCGATTGAGGAAGTAGAAATTGGTGATGTGGTGCTGGTTCGTCCTGGGGAAAAAATTCCTGTTGATGGGGAAGTAGTTGACGGGACATCCACAGTTGATGAAGCGATGGTAACTGGGGAAAGTATACCTGTGAAAAAACAACCAGGGGATGAAGTGATAGGCGCAACCATCAATAAAACTGGCAGTTTTAAGTTTCGAGCCACAAGAGTTGGTAAAGACACCGTATTGGCGCAAATTGTCCAACTAGTGCAGCAAGCCCAAGGCTCAAAAGCACCCATTCAAAGATTAGCAGACCAAGTTACGGGGTGGTTTGTGCCGGCGGTAATTGCGATCGCTATTCTCACCTTTATTATTTGGTATAACTTTATGGGTAATGTCACCCTGGCATTGATTACCACGGTCGGGGTGTTAATTATTGCTTGTCCTTGTGCTTTGGGTTTAGCCACGCCAACCTCGGTGATGGTAGGTACTGGTAAAGGTGCAGAAAACGGAATTTTAATTAAAGGAGCTGAAAGCCTAGAATTAGCGCACCAAATTCAAACAATTGTTTTAGATAAAACCGGCACAATTACCCAAGGTAAACCAACAGTTACAGATTTTGTCACAGTTGACGGTACTGCTAACAGCAACGAAATCAAGCTGATACAATTAGCCGCATCCTTAGAACGCAATTCTGAACATCCCCTAGCAGAAGCAGTTGTGAGATATGCTCAATCTCAGGAGGTAACTTTAGCAGATGTCACAGACTTTGCAGCCGTGGTAGGTAGTGGTGTACAAGGTATTGTTACTCACCATCTTGTGCAGATTGGTACACAACGCTGGATGGAAGAATTAAGTATCAGCACTCAAGCCTTGCAGCAAGACAAAGAACGCTTAGAATATCTGGGTAAAACAGCCGTGTGGTTGGCAGTTGACGGGGAAATCGCCGGATTAATGGGGATTGCTGATGCGATTAAACCCACTTCCACCCAAGCTATCAGAGCATTGCAAAAACTCGGTTTAGAAGTTGTCATGCTCACAGGCGACAATCGCCGCACCGCCGAAAGTATTGCCCGTGAGGTGGGGATTAAAAGAGTCTTAGCAGAAGTCCGTCCCGACCAAAAAGCCGCTACAGTGCAAGCAATACAAGCAGAAGGCAAAATTGTCGCCATGGTTGGTGATGGGATTAATGATGCACCAGCCTTAGCTCAAGCCGATGTGGGAATTGCGATTGGTACAGGTACAGATGTGGCGATCGCTGCGAGTGACATCACCCTAATTTCCGGCGATCTGCAAGCCATAGTTACAGCCATTCAACTCAGCCGCGCCACCATTCACAACATCCGCCAAAACCTATTTTTCGCCTTCATTTATAACGTTGCGGGTATTCCCATCGCCGCCGGGATTCTCTTCCCCATCTTTGGTTGGTTACTTAATCCCATCATCGCCGGTGCAGCAATGGCTTTTAGCTCGGTTTCCGTCGTCACAAATGCTCTGCGTTTACGTAAATTCCAACCTAAAACACTTGTATAGGAGGTTTTTCAATGGTGAACAAAACAGCACTCATCGGTAGTATAGCCAGTTTAGGAATTGTCTTCGGAATTGCATCTGGTCAAGCAGCAGCACAAACATCACATGAGGCGCACTCAGTCCAAACCAATCAATTTCAACCCATTAACCAGCCATTAGGAAACAAGTTAGCCATTACCCTCGGCGGATTGGGGCTAATTGGCTTAGAACTCTGGTGGTTCTTGCTGAGTAAACCCAAATCACAAACAGCAGTTGCAACAGTTGAGAATATTCAGGAAGTAACCATCACCGTTGATGGAGGCTATGATCCAAGTCGGATTGTAGTACAAGTTGGGAAACCAGTACGACTGAAATTTGAACGCAAAGATCCCAGTAGTTGTTTAGAAAAGGTTTTGATTCCAGACTTTCACATTGCCGCAGATTTACCACTCAATCAAGTAATAACTGTGGAATTTACCCCTAAAGCTATAGGTGAATATGCTTTCACCTGCGGGATGAATATGTTTCGTGGTGCGATCGCCGTCGAATCAGCAAACGCGAGTGAAGAAATAGCTGCTACTCACATTAGTTTCTCATGAGATTACACCTTGGAATTATCTTACAGTCAGGAGATTGGTCTCACGGTGCATCAGGAGAATCTTTGAAACTTGACTCTCTAGTTAACTGGAGAGTTTAGTATAAGATTAGTAATCATATCTCACTGAAGGTTTGGTAAGTATGTTAGCCCAAACAGAAGCAAAACAAATTGGTGTAGTTGCCAAAGAAAGCGGCGTACCCATTAAAACCATTCGCTACTATGAAGAACTTGGTCTACTCACATCATCAGGCAGAACCGAGGGAGGATTTAGATTATTTAATTCTGATGTTTTGGCACGACTGCACTTTATTAAGCGCGCTCAAAGTTTAGGATTAAGCTTGTCAGAAATCAAGGAATTTTTAAATGTCCACGATGGAGGAGAATTACCTTGTGAACATATCAAAATTAAACTAGAAGATAAGGTAAAAGCTATTGATGAGCAAATTCAGCAATTACTAATTTTGAGGCAAGAATTATCAGGATTACTTTCTGGGTGGGAAATAAAGCCTGATAATTCTCATAAAACCATTTGCCCCATTATTGAACATTAATTAGATCATGTTTGACTGTTCGCAAGCACCAATACTTACCCAAGTGCTAGAACCATCTTGCTAATGTTCTTTTTTCCAAAAAAGTGAGCAATTATGTGCTTAATACCAACGAAATGAGATGTTGAAATTTTTGAATTCTGTTGGTTTAAGACTTTTTTACATGAAATTAATCAGAGGATTTGATTTATGAACGGATTTTAAGATAAGAGCCTTGTTAAATATGGATTTAAGTTTCAGTATGTTTTCAAAATCAAAAATTAGTTCCTGACTTCCGATTTCTGTCACAATCCTTCCTTCTTATTTATTATTTTTGAAAGCATAAAAAGTGGGATGCACTCTCTAACTAGTCTCAATTATCAGCCGTTGGAGTGTAATTTGAATTAATCCAATGGCAATCTGTACAATTAGCCAACCACTTAAACAAATTAAAATCGCCCTAACCAATTTGATATTCAACCAACCTTTTAAAACTACAATTATTGCTAATAAACTCCAGACTGATAGTCCAATTTCAATCGGTCTTCCCAAAAGCGGAATCACTGTAAAAAAGTTGAAGATTTGGGGAGTATGAGCAAAGCCAATTGGAATCAGCAGTTTTCTATAGGTAGGAATAGATAATCGCAACTGTTTTCCGGTTTTCCAAATGGTAAATATCCAAAAATAGTAACCTGCTATTACACTGAAAGCGTTGATTACAAATATAAAAATTAGCAGTGATAATTTCACCTGAGCCAGTAATGGAATAATTACACTGCCTGAAGCATGGGCGATCGCTGCTAAAATTACAATTACATTAACCGAACGTATACTAGAAGCACGTAATGTCTGGAGAATGGCTGTTTCCGCCGATAATCGCTACGGGCCTATCTACAACCAAGCGATCGCTCTAACAATTGTCGAGCAAATGGAGAAACAGCAACCAATTCCCACATCTCCAAAAGAACCAATTCAGCTAATTTTAATGGGTACAAGTGGCGGCGCTCAGGTGGCTTTAGGTGCTGCTCCCTATTTAGACGAATGGCTTCCCGTGGAAATTACTGTAGTTTCCTTCGGAGGTGTATTTGATGGTAATGAAGGCTTTGATGTCGCAAAGCACGTTTACCATTTTCGGGGAGAGCAAGATTGGATTGAAAACATTGGCGGAATAGTTTTTCCGTCCCGATGGCGATGGACTATAGGTTCTCCTTATAATCGCGCTCGTCGTGAGAATCGCTATACAGTTTACAGTAGCGGCCCCCATCAACATCAGGGAGATGAAAGCTATTTTAGTCAAGAAGTCGCCCAAAATGATGGTACAACCTACGCAGAATTAACGGTACAACAAGTAAATCGGCTACCCATTTGGTCTTCATCAAAAGTCAGTAGTCAGTAATTGTTCTTCCCTGCTCTTTATCTTTGTATACCCGCATTTTTGCCTCCCCTCATTTTTTCTGCTCCCCTCCTTGCATCTCTTTAATTTCAAACAAACTAATTAACACTCATGCTAAGGGAATTGATAAGAAAACTCCCACTAATCCTGCAACCTTAGCTCCTACTAGTAAAGCAAAGAACATAAAAACTGGATTCATGTTAATTGAGCCTTGCATAATGCGCGGCATGAGTAAATTTTCTTCTACTTGCTGGAGAAGGACACAAGCAATTAACGAAACTAGGGTAATGCCAATTGTCGCTCCAATGCCAGGAGTTAAATCAAAGACACCGGCGATCTCTGCCAAGAGCAAAGAGTAATATCATAGCGAAGCTGCTTTGCGATTGTAACGACGCTGTGATATGCTGACGTTACGAAATAAATGTCCTAGTATTGATTCAATATTCAGCAGGTTTAGTTCATGTCGCAGGCAACTATCTCTTCAGTAGCTTTAAATAGTTGGTATTGTCCACCTTAAAGGACAAACTGAGCCTTGCAATTATCAAAAGTATTTGTAATTAACTATGCTTGCATAAAAACAGGCTATTTTATCGGTCTGTAGATTAGTCTGCATATAGTTTATCGTTCACATACTAAGCTTTTTACATACTGTTTGATACCAAAATAAGATTCAAAATCTTGATTCAAGAGATTATTCCAACAGTTTGAAACAAGACAAATTATCCATATATGATATCACTCTTCAATCAGTCTTCAATCAGTATGAAATAACTACAAGTTAGTAGTTTTTAATTATTAAGATATAAAGAAAGTATTGATTGTAATTATGTATATCATGAACAACTTGCAGCAAGGTAATAGGAATTATTAATTACAAAATTTTATTGCCAATCGATATATTTTTAATCTGAATTAAGCACTGGCAATTTTATTTTAATTGAGACGCTAGGAGGAAACTTGAACGGAACAATTTTGAGGCGAGAGTGGTTTTTTAACACTCAGCGAGACATTATGGCAGGTGCGGTTGTGGGACTAGCATTGATTCCAGAGGCGATCGCCTTTTCGATTATTGCTGGGGTTGATCCCAAAGTGGGGCTATATGCCTCATTTATTATTGCCGTCATGACAGCCTTTTTAGGGGGGAGGCCGGGTTCAATTTCTGCCGCTACAGGGGCGATGGCTCTGTTAATGATTGATTTAGTCAAAGATCATGGGTTGCAGTATTTATTCGCAGCCACTTTGTTAACAGGGGTCTTTCAAGTTGTATTTGGATTCCTGCAACTAGGCCGTCAAATGAGATTTGTACCTAGGGCGGTGATGATTGGTTATATTAATGCCCTAGCGGTGTTAATTTTCCTCGCCCAGTTACCACAACTGACGAATGTACCACCCACCGTATATATATTGACTCTCCTTTCCTTGGGGATTATTTATATTCTGCCGCGTTTTACTAAAGCCGTCCCCTCTCCCTTGGTGGCGTTGGCGGTGATGACTATAGCCGCGATCGCACTCAAACTTAAAGTTCCCAGAGTGGGGGATATGGGAGAGTTACCGACTGCATTACCAAGTTTTGCTTTGCCCCAAGTGCCGTTAACTCTAGAAACATTCAAGATTATTCTGCCTTATTCTTTAACATTGGCGATCGTGGGTTTGTTGGCTTCATTCTTAACCGCTTCACTAGTAGATGAACTCACAGATACCCCCAGCGATAAAAACCAAGAAGCCAAAGGACAAGGGATTGCAAATATAGTTACGGCATTTTTTGGGGGCATGGCCGGATGTGGGATGATTGGGCAATCGGTGATTAATGTCCAGTCTGGCGGAAGGGGGAGATTATCAACCCTGGCGGCTGGAGTGTTCCTATTAATTGCCATTTTATTTTTACAGGATTGGGTGAAACAAATGCCAATGGCGGCACTAGTAGCCGTGATGATTATGGTGTCAATTGGGACATTTCGCTGGACATCCTTTAAAAATATCTCCCGCATTCCCCGCACGGAAACGGCTGTGATGTTAACGACGATGTTTGTGACAATCTTCACCCGTAATTTTGCCCTGGGTGTTGTGACAGGTATCGTTATGAGTACAGTATTTTTCTCTAACAAGATTGCTCAATTGGTATTTGTCGATAAAGTGCTAAGTGAAGATGGTACGCATCGCATCTATAAAGTAGTGGGACAAATTTTCTTTTTATCTAGAGATGAATTTCTCGGATTTTTTGATTTTACCGAATTGCTGGAGCGTGTCACCATTGATTTAACTCATGCTCACCTGTGGGATCAAGGGGCAGTGGAGGTACTTGATAGAGCAGTATTGAAATTTCGCCGCAATGGGGCAGAAGTTGAACTAATCGGGCTGAATCAAGCTAGTGCTACGTTGTTGAATAAATTAGCAACTCATCAAAAATCCGATGCTGTGAATAAGCAGTAGATTGCCTTTACACCCTTTGATTAACAAGGGATAAAACTACCATGAAAAATATTTTACTTTGTACCGATGGGTCAGCTTATGCTGAAAATGTATATCGATATGGAGCTTGGTTTGCTAGTCAATTTCACGCCAAAATTAATGTTTTGTTTGTCACCGATATTCGCAGTCAAAAGGTAGTTTCTACGGGTAACTTAAGCGGTAGTATTGGGCTGGGAGCTTCAGAACAATTGCTGAATGAATTAGTTAACTTAGAACATGAAAAAGCCAAGT comes from the Nostoc sp. PCC 7120 = FACHB-418 genome and includes:
- a CDS encoding heavy metal translocating P-type ATPase, whose amino-acid sequence is MKNATLKLRGMSCASCAKSIEDTISSVPGVNECSVNFGAEQATVNYDPRKTDLQAIQNAVDAAGYSASPLQEQNLMAGEDDEEKRYRLQESRDLMRKLTVGGIIGIVLVIGSLPMMTGLDLPLIPIWLHNPWLQLVLTTPVQFWCGYSFYINTWKAFQRHAATMDTLITLGTSAAYFYSLFATLFPSFFIAQGLMPDVYYETAAIVITLILLGRLFENRAKGQTSEAIRKLIGLQVKTARLIRNGREVDVPIEEVEIGDVVLVRPGEKIPVDGEVVDGTSTVDEAMVTGESIPVKKQPGDEVIGATINKTGSFKFRATRVGKDTVLAQIVQLVQQAQGSKAPIQRLADQVTGWFVPAVIAIAILTFIIWYNFMGNVTLALITTVGVLIIACPCALGLATPTSVMVGTGKGAENGILIKGAESLELAHQIQTIVLDKTGTITQGKPTVTDFVTVDGTANSNEIKLIQLAASLERNSEHPLAEAVVRYAQSQEVTLADVTDFAAVVGSGVQGIVTHHLVQIGTQRWMEELSISTQALQQDKERLEYLGKTAVWLAVDGEIAGLMGIADAIKPTSTQAIRALQKLGLEVVMLTGDNRRTAESIAREVGIKRVLAEVRPDQKAATVQAIQAEGKIVAMVGDGINDAPALAQADVGIAIGTGTDVAIAASDITLISGDLQAIVTAIQLSRATIHNIRQNLFFAFIYNVAGIPIAAGILFPIFGWLLNPIIAGAAMAFSSVSVVTNALRLRKFQPKTLV
- a CDS encoding heavy metal-responsive transcriptional regulator produces the protein MLAQTEAKQIGVVAKESGVPIKTIRYYEELGLLTSSGRTEGGFRLFNSDVLARLHFIKRAQSLGLSLSEIKEFLNVHDGGELPCEHIKIKLEDKVKAIDEQIQQLLILRQELSGLLSGWEIKPDNSHKTICPIIEH
- a CDS encoding DUF4114 domain-containing protein; protein product: MTTISNLNNGIFTVSAAGNVSVDFLYDGGMNKGELAIFSLEGMENMAVGSIEFIREASRRALSNSQSGYVVVRDQTERARFTDLNQELSWEKDFNSGVYNGPQTFQMKAGSKFAMMLIADSTVSKIAQYPTSSNNILFSFGSVDSATGKVSPQIADITGKGNTFGWEDNNTLKSNDRDFNDMVVQVLGATANAPSLKDSTYSNRNWLNTGVGQELSDYANRPLFETGTFIVNGTGQVKLDYLYDGGAYQGQLAVFSLKGMEKYQPGSLAFIKEAATRALSNSTQGRILISDRQEGARFDGNVSWESNFNQGSYQGIDSFTMNAGDEVAFMLVQDTSIEEIYRQPQNSYVWGKQVIFSTDKNQIVAVDNKGTLAFEDMIVGSSNSYIDYNDVVFQVQGLKSNNITNMDAVVNPNQDWRTTAIGQEVLKYTNRTIYNEGVFQVGETGKVTVDYLYDGGGYQGHLAVFSLTGMENYIPGSNAFIKEATNRALSNSQMGYILARDQQEGARFTEKMPWEANFNFGPYLGVKTFQMKAGDTFAFMLVPNTTVQEINQTPGISKSSTAWQIGKLPLFSIPEANPSVAGGQMVDIDGNGTFAFEDIPIAASNSDRDYNDVVFQIKGAKGTVQSIDNFSNFERDWRTTTTGKQLLDYANRASFDEGVFTVDQTGQVKIDFLYDGGMYSQGEVGIFSLKGMDIYKAGSDAFIQEALRRATSNSANGYVVVKDAQDGALYSDNTGVLDWEANFNAGEYQGTKTYNLQAGDTIGFVFMSNGALTDALTGQTITNQNRPLFSMSAANLEDQVQVAGVLTGDKGAILGFDDVPLNRVPNRDFNDFVISIQGVQSLGISKIENVMAHNLNWVDTAIGQDIINHFQTGIVSSLTSPSVMTLV
- a CDS encoding cupredoxin domain-containing protein encodes the protein MVNKTALIGSIASLGIVFGIASGQAAAQTSHEAHSVQTNQFQPINQPLGNKLAITLGGLGLIGLELWWFLLSKPKSQTAVATVENIQEVTITVDGGYDPSRIVVQVGKPVRLKFERKDPSSCLEKVLIPDFHIAADLPLNQVITVEFTPKAIGEYAFTCGMNMFRGAIAVESANASEEIAATHISFS
- a CDS encoding SulP family inorganic anion transporter, whose translation is MAGAVVGLALIPEAIAFSIIAGVDPKVGLYASFIIAVMTAFLGGRPGSISAATGAMALLMIDLVKDHGLQYLFAATLLTGVFQVVFGFLQLGRQMRFVPRAVMIGYINALAVLIFLAQLPQLTNVPPTVYILTLLSLGIIYILPRFTKAVPSPLVALAVMTIAAIALKLKVPRVGDMGELPTALPSFALPQVPLTLETFKIILPYSLTLAIVGLLASFLTASLVDELTDTPSDKNQEAKGQGIANIVTAFFGGMAGCGMIGQSVINVQSGGRGRLSTLAAGVFLLIAILFLQDWVKQMPMAALVAVMIMVSIGTFRWTSFKNISRIPRTETAVMLTTMFVTIFTRNFALGVVTGIVMSTVFFSNKIAQLVFVDKVLSEDGTHRIYKVVGQIFFLSRDEFLGFFDFTELLERVTIDLTHAHLWDQGAVEVLDRAVLKFRRNGAEVELIGLNQASATLLNKLATHQKSDAVNKQ